In a genomic window of Curtobacterium flaccumfaciens pv. betae:
- the priA gene encoding bifunctional 1-(5-phosphoribosyl)-5-((5-phosphoribosylamino)methylideneamino)imidazole-4-carboxamide isomerase/phosphoribosylanthranilate isomerase PriA, whose amino-acid sequence MTDLTDTPPLVLLPAVDVVDGQAVRLTQGEAGSETGYGDPVAAARTWRDQGAEWIHLVDLDAAFGRGDNRRVIAHAVREVEGVSVELSGGIRDDASLEAALATGAARVNLGTAALENPDWAARVIGEYGEQIAVGLDVRGTTLSSRGWTEDAGDLWEVLDRLEAAGCARYVVTDVTKDGTLQGPNVQLLRQVCDRTDQPVVASGGISTLDDLRALRELVPYGLEGAIIGKALYSGAFTLPAALDIASE is encoded by the coding sequence ATGACCGACCTCACCGACACCCCGCCCCTCGTCCTGCTGCCGGCGGTCGACGTCGTCGACGGACAGGCCGTGCGACTCACCCAGGGCGAGGCGGGGAGCGAGACCGGCTACGGCGACCCCGTCGCCGCTGCCCGGACCTGGCGTGACCAGGGCGCCGAGTGGATCCACCTCGTCGACCTCGACGCGGCGTTCGGCCGTGGCGACAACCGCCGGGTGATCGCGCACGCCGTCCGCGAGGTCGAGGGCGTCTCCGTCGAGCTGTCCGGCGGCATCCGTGACGACGCCTCGCTCGAAGCGGCACTGGCGACCGGTGCGGCACGCGTGAACCTCGGGACCGCGGCGCTCGAGAACCCCGACTGGGCCGCCCGTGTGATCGGTGAGTACGGCGAGCAGATCGCCGTCGGGCTGGACGTCCGCGGCACCACGCTCTCGAGCCGCGGCTGGACCGAGGACGCCGGTGACCTGTGGGAGGTGCTCGACCGGCTGGAAGCCGCCGGTTGTGCCCGCTACGTGGTGACCGACGTCACCAAGGACGGCACGCTGCAGGGGCCGAACGTCCAACTGCTCCGCCAGGTGTGCGACCGGACCGACCAGCCCGTGGTGGCCTCGGGCGGGATCTCCACGCTCGACGACCTCCGTGCGCTCCGCGAACTCGTGCCGTACGGGCTCGAGGGCGCGATCATCGGCAAGGCGCTGTACTCCGGGGCGTTCACGCTGCCGGCCGCACTCGACATCGCCTCCGAGTAA
- the hflX gene encoding GTPase HflX codes for MTDTHQQNHQTNDDSADGVVERVLRNADHRAASSIFAPAQAIQTQSVDDRSWTGDGDQYDREDRAALRRVAGLSTELEDVTEVEYRQLRLEQVVLIGVYPQGDAQDAENSLRELSALAETAGAVVLDGLLQRRPHPDASTYLGKGKAEELAMIVKATGADTVIADTELAPSQRRALEDVVKVKVIDRTAVILDIFSQHAKSREGKAQVELAQLEYLLPRLRGWGDSMSRQAGGQVSGGAGMGSRGPGETKIELDRRRIHTRMAKLRRQIAGFRPAREAKRAERNRNEVPSVAIAGYTNAGKSSLLNRLTSAGVLVQNQLFATLDATVRRTESTKGREYTFADTVGFVRNLPHQLVEAFRSTLEEVGDADVIVHVVDGSHPDPGAQLSTVREVIGDVGAGDIPEIVVFNKADLIDDAQRLVLIGLVPDAVFVSARTGEGIPELLSVIEDRLPEPDVDLTIVVPYDRGDLVSSLHDTGSVESVDYVEDGTRLRVRVFQRQVAELEPYVVTPVPTV; via the coding sequence ATGACGGATACCCATCAGCAGAACCACCAGACCAACGACGACAGCGCAGACGGTGTCGTCGAGAGGGTGTTGCGCAACGCAGACCACCGCGCAGCATCGTCCATCTTCGCACCCGCCCAGGCCATCCAGACGCAGTCGGTCGACGACCGCAGCTGGACCGGCGACGGCGACCAGTACGACCGTGAGGACCGTGCGGCGTTGCGCCGTGTCGCCGGCCTCTCCACCGAACTCGAGGACGTCACCGAGGTCGAGTACCGCCAGCTGCGGCTCGAGCAGGTCGTCCTCATCGGCGTGTACCCCCAGGGCGACGCGCAGGACGCCGAGAACTCCCTGCGCGAGCTGTCCGCCCTGGCCGAGACGGCCGGCGCGGTCGTGCTCGACGGGCTCCTGCAGCGCCGGCCCCACCCGGACGCCTCGACCTACCTCGGCAAGGGCAAGGCCGAGGAACTCGCGATGATCGTGAAGGCCACCGGCGCCGACACCGTGATCGCGGACACCGAGCTCGCTCCCTCGCAGCGCCGTGCGCTCGAGGACGTCGTGAAGGTCAAGGTGATCGACCGCACGGCCGTGATCCTCGACATCTTCAGCCAGCACGCCAAGAGCCGCGAGGGCAAGGCGCAGGTCGAACTCGCCCAGCTCGAGTACCTGCTGCCGCGACTGCGTGGTTGGGGTGACTCGATGTCCCGGCAGGCCGGTGGCCAGGTCTCCGGCGGTGCGGGCATGGGTTCGCGTGGCCCCGGTGAGACCAAGATCGAGCTGGACCGCCGACGCATCCACACCCGGATGGCCAAGCTCCGCCGCCAGATCGCCGGGTTCCGCCCCGCGCGCGAGGCCAAGCGTGCCGAGCGCAACCGCAACGAGGTCCCCAGTGTCGCGATCGCGGGCTACACCAACGCCGGCAAGTCCTCGCTGCTCAACCGGCTGACGAGCGCGGGCGTGCTGGTGCAGAACCAGCTGTTCGCGACGCTGGACGCCACGGTCCGCCGGACCGAGAGCACCAAGGGTCGTGAGTACACGTTCGCCGACACCGTCGGCTTCGTGCGCAACCTGCCGCACCAGCTCGTCGAGGCCTTCCGCTCCACCCTCGAAGAGGTCGGCGACGCCGACGTCATCGTGCACGTGGTCGACGGCTCGCACCCCGACCCCGGGGCGCAGCTGTCCACCGTGCGCGAGGTCATCGGCGACGTCGGTGCGGGTGACATCCCGGAGATCGTCGTCTTCAACAAGGCCGACCTGATCGACGACGCGCAGCGCCTCGTGCTCATCGGACTCGTGCCGGACGCGGTGTTCGTGTCGGCACGCACCGGCGAGGGCATCCCGGAGCTCCTCAGCGTCATCGAGGATCGCCTGCCCGAGCCCGACGTCGACCTGACGATCGTGGTGCCGTACGACCGCGGCGACCTGGTGTCGTCGCTGCACGACACCGGTTCGGTCGAGTCCGTCGACTACGTCGAGGACGGCACGCGCCTGCGGGTGCGCGTCTTCCAGCGGCAGGTCGCCGAGCTCGAGCCCTACGTGGTCACGCCGGTCCCGACGGTCTGA
- a CDS encoding ParA family protein: MSPNPTTNPTGATTHGPTGRPVRDFPVPEELDSTGPARIIALCNQKGGVGKTTTAINLGAALAEYGRKVLAVDFDPQGALSAGLGVRTHDIHTVYDLLMGAVKDPNQVIQPTNTPGLDVIPANIDLSAAEVHLVNEVAREQILASVLRKVANDYDVILVDCQPSLGLLTVNALTAAHGVLIPLECEFFALRGVALLIETIDKVRDRLNPALKLDGILATMYDSRTLHSREVMERVVDTFDDRVLDTVIGRTVKFPDATVSARPITQTAPDHPAAHAYRQLARELVQRGAVA; the protein is encoded by the coding sequence GTGAGCCCGAACCCGACGACCAACCCCACCGGCGCGACCACCCACGGTCCGACGGGGCGTCCCGTCCGGGACTTCCCCGTGCCCGAGGAGCTCGACAGCACCGGACCCGCCCGCATCATCGCGCTCTGCAACCAGAAGGGCGGCGTGGGCAAGACCACGACGGCCATCAACCTGGGCGCCGCGCTCGCCGAGTACGGCCGCAAGGTCCTGGCCGTCGACTTCGACCCGCAGGGCGCGCTGTCCGCCGGCCTCGGGGTCCGGACCCACGACATCCACACCGTGTACGACCTGCTGATGGGTGCCGTGAAGGACCCGAACCAGGTCATCCAGCCGACGAACACCCCCGGCCTCGACGTCATCCCGGCGAACATCGACCTGTCCGCGGCCGAGGTGCACCTGGTCAACGAGGTCGCCCGCGAGCAGATCCTGGCAAGCGTGCTGCGCAAGGTCGCGAACGACTACGACGTGATCCTGGTCGACTGCCAGCCGTCGCTCGGCCTGCTCACCGTGAACGCCCTGACCGCGGCGCACGGCGTGCTCATCCCGCTCGAGTGCGAGTTCTTCGCGCTCCGCGGTGTCGCCCTGCTCATCGAGACGATCGACAAGGTGCGCGACCGCCTCAACCCGGCGCTCAAGCTCGACGGCATCCTGGCGACCATGTACGACTCGCGCACGCTGCACTCCCGCGAGGTCATGGAGCGGGTCGTCGACACCTTTGACGACCGCGTGCTCGACACCGTCATCGGCCGCACCGTGAAGTTCCCGGACGCCACGGTGTCCGCACGTCCGATCACGCAGACCGCGCCGGACCACCCTGCCGCCCACGCCTACCGGCAGCTCGCACGAGAGCTCGTCCAGCGTGGCGCCGTCGCCTGA
- the lexA gene encoding transcriptional repressor LexA yields the protein MVDELRGQKPLTPKQQAIFDAIRASIASRGYPPSMREIGDAAGLSSLSSVSHQLGQLELGGWIRRDPNRPRALEVLVDEPSSDVGGPDIDATTLVPLVGRIAAGVPITAEQHVDEIIPLPRQLVGTGELFMLKVVGESMIDAAICDGDWVVVRSQQTAENGDIVAAMLDEEATVKVFRQRDGHTWLLPRNSAFEPILGDAASVLGKVVAVLRSL from the coding sequence GTGGTGGACGAACTGCGGGGCCAGAAGCCGCTGACGCCGAAGCAGCAGGCGATCTTCGACGCGATCCGTGCGTCGATCGCTTCGCGGGGCTACCCGCCGAGCATGCGCGAGATCGGCGACGCCGCCGGGCTCTCCTCGCTCTCCAGCGTCTCCCACCAGCTCGGCCAGCTCGAGCTCGGGGGCTGGATCCGGCGCGACCCGAACCGTCCGCGTGCGCTCGAGGTCCTGGTCGACGAGCCGTCGTCCGACGTCGGCGGCCCGGACATCGACGCCACCACGCTCGTGCCGCTCGTCGGCCGGATCGCCGCCGGTGTCCCGATCACCGCCGAGCAGCACGTCGACGAGATCATCCCGCTCCCCCGACAGCTCGTCGGCACCGGCGAGCTCTTCATGCTCAAGGTCGTCGGTGAGTCGATGATCGACGCCGCGATCTGCGACGGCGACTGGGTCGTCGTCCGGTCGCAGCAGACCGCCGAGAACGGTGACATCGTCGCGGCCATGCTCGACGAAGAGGCGACGGTCAAGGTCTTCCGCCAGCGCGACGGTCACACGTGGCTGCTGCCGCGCAACTCCGCCTTCGAGCCGATCCTCGGCGACGCGGCCTCGGTCCTCGGCAAGGTCGTCGCGGTCCTCCGCTCCCTCTGA
- the hisH gene encoding imidazole glycerol phosphate synthase subunit HisH: MTAAKPNVVVLDYGSGNVHSAAKALERAGAEVTLTSDKQAALKADGLLVPGVGAFAAVIDQLEGVQGGEIVDHRLAGGRPVLGICVGMQVLFSRGIERGADVEGLGQWPGTVQEIQAEVLPHMGWNTVQAPEDSVLFDGLHDERFYFVHSYGVTDFPLEAYGPFRAPRLTWAEHGQPFIAAVENGPLTATQFHPEKSGEPGIRLLSNWVRSL, translated from the coding sequence GTGACCGCCGCCAAGCCGAACGTCGTCGTCCTCGACTACGGGTCAGGCAACGTCCACTCCGCCGCCAAGGCGCTCGAGCGCGCCGGGGCCGAGGTCACCCTGACCTCCGACAAGCAGGCGGCGCTCAAGGCCGACGGCCTGCTCGTCCCCGGTGTCGGGGCGTTCGCCGCCGTGATCGACCAGCTCGAGGGCGTGCAGGGTGGCGAGATCGTCGACCACCGTCTGGCCGGCGGGCGACCCGTGCTCGGCATCTGCGTCGGCATGCAGGTCCTGTTCTCGCGCGGCATCGAGCGTGGTGCCGACGTCGAAGGGCTCGGTCAGTGGCCCGGCACCGTGCAGGAGATCCAGGCCGAAGTGCTGCCGCACATGGGCTGGAACACCGTGCAGGCCCCCGAGGACTCCGTGCTGTTCGACGGGCTGCACGACGAACGCTTCTACTTCGTGCACTCCTACGGGGTGACCGACTTCCCGCTCGAGGCGTACGGGCCGTTCCGTGCGCCCCGTCTGACGTGGGCCGAGCACGGGCAGCCGTTCATCGCCGCGGTCGAGAACGGACCGCTCACCGCCACGCAGTTCCACCCCGAGAAGTCCGGCGAGCCGGGCATCCGCCTGCTCTCCAACTGGGTGCGTTCGCTCTGA
- a CDS encoding SseB family protein codes for MAGISNGRGTGPDADDAHTPGGAADSAGFSWEGRTFDHHDTAFADDDGLADPAVVAAIGALAGGASQAAIVESLRTARLLIPLIAEAGDVGETDEGKLVDKTQELSIVTVAGPDGRSVMPAFTSVDAMHAWDPDARPVPVESRRVAMAAASEDTQLVVLDPKSPTEFVLRRPAVWALGQDLPWAPCFEDPEVARAFAASVEGESSVARVELAPGDPVGRFAGPELTVGLALHPGLDREQVGELVGRLQQRWSTDPVIAERVDSMRVALRAA; via the coding sequence GTGGCGGGCATCTCGAACGGCCGTGGCACCGGGCCCGACGCCGACGACGCGCACACCCCCGGCGGGGCCGCGGACTCGGCGGGCTTCTCGTGGGAAGGCCGCACGTTCGACCACCACGACACCGCGTTCGCCGACGACGACGGACTCGCCGACCCCGCGGTGGTCGCCGCGATCGGTGCGCTCGCCGGGGGTGCCTCCCAGGCGGCGATCGTCGAGTCGCTCCGCACCGCCCGCCTGCTCATCCCACTCATCGCCGAGGCCGGCGACGTGGGGGAGACCGACGAGGGCAAGCTCGTCGACAAGACCCAGGAACTCTCGATCGTGACGGTCGCCGGTCCGGACGGTCGCAGCGTCATGCCGGCGTTCACCTCGGTCGACGCCATGCACGCGTGGGACCCGGACGCGCGTCCGGTGCCGGTGGAGTCCCGCCGTGTGGCGATGGCCGCTGCGAGCGAGGACACCCAGCTCGTCGTGCTCGACCCGAAGTCGCCGACCGAGTTCGTGCTGCGTCGTCCGGCGGTGTGGGCGCTCGGGCAGGACCTGCCGTGGGCCCCGTGCTTCGAGGACCCCGAGGTGGCCCGCGCCTTCGCCGCCTCGGTCGAGGGTGAGTCGAGCGTCGCCCGTGTCGAACTCGCGCCGGGCGACCCGGTCGGCCGGTTCGCCGGGCCGGAGCTGACGGTGGGCCTGGCACTGCACCCGGGGCTCGACCGAGAGCAGGTCGGCGAGCTCGTCGGTCGGCTGCAGCAGCGGTGGTCGACGGACCCCGTGATCGCCGAGCGGGTCGACAGCATGCGCGTCGCCCTGCGCGCTGCCTGA
- the hisB gene encoding imidazoleglycerol-phosphate dehydratase HisB — protein sequence MTARTASISRSTSESSVELELDLDGTGTSSISTSVPFFDHMLTAFSKHSLIDLRVRSTGDTDIDVHHTVEDTGIVLGQAIKQALGDRSGIGRYGDALVPLDEALAQAVVDVSGRPFLVHSGEPAGFEFHRIGGHFTGSMVRHVFEAITFNAGITVHVRVLEGRDPHHIAEAEFKAFARAMRKAVELDPRVDGIPSTKGAL from the coding sequence ATGACCGCCCGCACCGCCTCGATCAGCCGTTCGACGAGCGAATCGAGTGTCGAACTCGAGCTCGACCTGGACGGCACCGGGACCTCGTCGATCTCGACCTCCGTCCCGTTCTTCGACCACATGCTGACCGCGTTCAGCAAGCACTCCCTGATCGACCTGCGCGTGCGCTCCACGGGTGACACCGACATCGACGTGCACCACACGGTCGAGGACACCGGGATCGTGCTCGGACAGGCGATCAAGCAGGCCCTCGGCGACCGCTCCGGCATCGGCCGCTACGGCGACGCCCTCGTGCCGCTCGACGAAGCGCTGGCCCAGGCCGTCGTCGACGTCTCCGGGCGCCCGTTCCTGGTGCACTCCGGCGAGCCCGCGGGCTTCGAGTTCCACCGCATCGGTGGCCACTTCACCGGCTCGATGGTCCGCCACGTGTTCGAGGCGATCACGTTCAACGCCGGCATCACCGTCCACGTCCGCGTGCTCGAGGGCCGCGACCCCCACCACATCGCCGAAGCCGAGTTCAAGGCGTTCGCCCGAGCCATGCGCAAGGCGGTCGAACTGGACCCGCGCGTCGACGGCATCCCCTCGACGAAGGGCGCCCTGTGA
- the miaA gene encoding tRNA (adenosine(37)-N6)-dimethylallyltransferase MiaA: MSGADLPPAGATAAATADLIAVVGATGTGKSDLGIAIAERLRAAGRPAEIINADAMQLYRGMDIGTAKLPPAERRGIPHHELDVLDVTDEASVAAYQVAARADVDRIQADGGVAVLVGGSGLYVSAVLFDLAFPGTDPALRAQLEREHEELGPGILLERLRALDPSAAATIDARNPRRLIRALEIASRSEVVTPSLPAAPRAWRPSRILHLRRDREQLVSALHERAARMFEAGLVDEVAALREQGLEQGRTARGAIGYSQALEVLAGTSTREQAVEATGIATRKYARRQVSWFRRYAEAETLDVTGADRGDLSELARRIVP; encoded by the coding sequence GTGTCGGGCGCTGACCTGCCGCCCGCCGGTGCCACTGCGGCTGCCACTGCCGACCTGATCGCGGTGGTCGGGGCGACGGGCACCGGGAAGTCCGACCTCGGCATCGCGATCGCGGAGCGCCTGCGTGCTGCCGGCCGCCCCGCGGAGATCATCAACGCGGACGCCATGCAGCTGTACCGGGGCATGGACATCGGTACCGCGAAGCTCCCGCCGGCCGAACGGCGCGGCATCCCGCACCACGAGCTCGACGTGCTCGACGTCACCGACGAGGCGAGCGTCGCCGCGTACCAGGTCGCCGCCCGTGCCGACGTCGACCGGATCCAGGCCGACGGCGGCGTGGCCGTCCTCGTCGGCGGCAGCGGCCTCTACGTCTCCGCGGTGCTGTTCGACCTGGCGTTCCCGGGTACCGACCCCGCGCTCCGTGCGCAACTCGAGCGCGAGCACGAGGAGCTCGGTCCGGGCATCCTGCTCGAGCGACTCCGCGCCCTCGACCCGTCGGCCGCCGCGACGATCGACGCACGCAACCCACGGCGGTTGATCCGAGCACTCGAGATCGCGAGTAGATCCGAGGTCGTGACCCCGAGCCTCCCGGCCGCGCCCCGCGCCTGGCGACCGTCCCGGATCCTGCACCTGCGGCGTGACCGCGAGCAGCTCGTGTCGGCGCTGCACGAGCGGGCCGCGCGGATGTTCGAGGCCGGACTCGTCGACGAGGTCGCGGCGCTCCGCGAGCAGGGACTCGAGCAGGGCAGGACCGCGCGGGGCGCCATCGGGTACTCGCAGGCGCTCGAGGTGCTCGCCGGCACGTCGACCCGCGAGCAGGCGGTCGAGGCGACCGGCATCGCGACCCGGAAGTACGCCCGGCGGCAGGTGTCGTGGTTCCGCCGGTACGCCGAGGCCGAGACGCTCGACGTCACGGGGGCGGACCGCGGCGACCTGTCGGAACTGGCCCGTAGGATCGTGCCGTGA
- a CDS encoding histidinol-phosphate transaminase, with the protein MAFTLEDLPIRDDLRGQSPYGAPQKHVRVQLNVNENTHPVPDDVAADIVESIRQALLTVNRYPDREFTELRQSLADYLGHDLTAEQLWAANGSNEVLQQLLQAFGGPGRSVLGFPPTYSMHSILASGTGTTWIPAQRNDEFRISPETVVAAIRAHQPDIVFLCGPNNPTGTPLEIETIAAAYDATDGIVMVDEAYAEFMPSDAPSALTLLPGRERLVVSRTMSKAFAFAGARVGYMAAHPAVVDAVRLVRLPYHLSALTQAAAIAALRHAPEMLAMVDDIKGQRDRMVTELQAMGYRTYETWSNFVLFGGVADPHAAFEALLERDVIVRDLGIPNHLRVSAGTEAETTAFLDAMRQVAAEQPPVRVEA; encoded by the coding sequence GTGGCATTCACGCTCGAAGACCTCCCGATCCGAGACGACCTGCGCGGGCAGAGCCCCTACGGCGCCCCGCAGAAGCACGTCCGTGTGCAGCTCAACGTCAACGAGAACACGCATCCCGTTCCGGACGACGTCGCTGCCGACATCGTCGAGTCGATCCGGCAGGCCCTGCTGACGGTCAACCGGTACCCGGACCGCGAGTTCACCGAGCTCCGGCAGTCACTCGCCGACTACCTCGGGCACGACCTGACCGCCGAGCAGCTCTGGGCGGCGAACGGGTCCAACGAGGTGTTGCAGCAGCTCCTCCAGGCGTTCGGCGGGCCCGGTCGCTCGGTGCTCGGGTTCCCGCCCACCTACTCGATGCACTCGATCCTCGCGTCGGGCACCGGCACCACGTGGATCCCGGCCCAGCGGAACGACGAGTTCCGCATCTCGCCCGAGACCGTCGTGGCGGCCATCCGTGCGCACCAGCCGGACATCGTGTTTCTGTGCGGGCCGAACAACCCGACGGGCACGCCGCTCGAGATCGAGACGATCGCGGCCGCCTACGACGCGACGGATGGCATCGTGATGGTGGACGAGGCGTACGCCGAGTTCATGCCGTCCGACGCTCCGAGTGCCCTCACGCTGCTGCCCGGTCGCGAGCGCCTCGTGGTCTCCCGCACGATGAGCAAGGCGTTCGCGTTCGCCGGTGCCCGGGTCGGGTACATGGCCGCGCACCCCGCCGTCGTCGACGCCGTCCGGCTGGTCCGGCTGCCCTACCACCTGTCCGCGCTGACCCAGGCGGCGGCGATCGCGGCACTCCGGCACGCCCCCGAGATGCTGGCGATGGTCGATGACATCAAGGGGCAGCGCGACCGCATGGTCACCGAGCTCCAGGCCATGGGGTACCGCACCTACGAGACCTGGTCGAACTTCGTCCTGTTCGGTGGTGTGGCCGACCCGCACGCCGCGTTCGAAGCGCTGCTCGAGCGTGACGTCATCGTGCGCGACCTCGGGATCCCGAACCACCTGCGGGTGAGTGCGGGGACCGAGGCCGAGACGACCGCGTTCCTCGACGCCATGCGGCAGGTCGCCGCCGAGCAGCCGCCGGTTAGGGTTGAGGCATGA
- a CDS encoding class I SAM-dependent methyltransferase, which translates to MANDHYFSATPESELRPRQVHVTLAGQPLTLSTAAGVFSPDGVDRGTKVLLGSVPAPAADGALLDIGCGWGPIAITMALQSPDAHVWGVDVNERVLGLARANAAAAGASNVTIALPDDVPADLRFRTIWSNPPIRVGKDELHQILLTWLPRLEVGGDAWLVVSKDLGGDSLQKWLVGALGEGFSVTRESTAKGFRIIRVRRSA; encoded by the coding sequence ATGGCGAACGACCACTACTTCTCGGCCACCCCCGAGAGCGAACTCCGGCCGCGCCAGGTGCACGTCACGCTCGCCGGTCAGCCCCTCACCCTGTCGACCGCGGCTGGGGTCTTCAGCCCCGACGGCGTCGACCGAGGCACGAAGGTCCTGCTCGGTTCGGTGCCGGCACCGGCTGCCGACGGTGCCCTGCTCGACATCGGCTGCGGCTGGGGCCCGATCGCGATCACCATGGCCCTGCAGTCCCCCGACGCCCACGTGTGGGGCGTCGACGTCAACGAGCGGGTGCTCGGGCTCGCGCGCGCCAACGCGGCTGCTGCCGGTGCGTCGAACGTCACGATCGCGCTGCCCGACGACGTCCCGGCCGACCTGCGCTTCCGCACGATCTGGTCGAACCCGCCGATCCGTGTCGGCAAGGACGAGCTGCACCAGATCCTGCTGACGTGGCTGCCCCGACTCGAGGTCGGGGGCGACGCCTGGCTCGTCGTGTCGAAGGACCTCGGGGGCGACTCGCTGCAGAAGTGGCTCGTCGGTGCGCTCGGTGAGGGGTTCTCCGTCACCCGCGAGTCGACGGCCAAGGGCTTCCGCATCATCCGGGTTCGCCGCAGCGCGTAG
- a CDS encoding LysM peptidoglycan-binding domain-containing protein — MSTIAIADIQRTAAPAVRTRLRLTRRGRIVFTTLAALPLLIVVALGVLNGGQASAGDATAGGARTQFETVTIQPGETLWQLAEQTAPDSDPRDFVQDVVSLNALDGSALQAGEEISIPTKYTDGE, encoded by the coding sequence ATGAGCACCATCGCCATCGCTGACATCCAGCGCACCGCGGCGCCCGCCGTGCGTACCCGCCTGCGTCTGACGCGTCGCGGCCGCATCGTCTTCACGACGCTCGCCGCGCTCCCGCTCCTCATCGTCGTCGCGCTCGGCGTGCTGAACGGTGGGCAGGCCTCCGCCGGTGACGCCACCGCCGGCGGCGCCCGCACCCAGTTCGAGACCGTGACGATCCAGCCGGGCGAGACGCTCTGGCAGCTGGCCGAGCAGACGGCCCCCGACTCGGACCCGCGCGACTTCGTGCAGGACGTCGTGAGCCTCAACGCGCTCGACGGCTCCGCGCTGCAGGCCGGCGAAGAGATCTCCATCCCCACCAAGTACACCGACGGCGAGTAG
- the dapF gene encoding diaminopimelate epimerase: MTELHFTKGQGTGNDFVLFADPDATVDLTPERIRAIADRRFGVGGDGVIRAVRSEAIPEGRALVAVEPEATWFMDYHNADGTVAEMCGNGIRVFARYLTESGLVELAPGETLTVGSRKGLVDIQRTTNGFAADLGRWGLGIEGGGSDDVLVRAKNLDGARPGIGIDVGNPHVVVAVETEDELADLDLTFLPVLDPAPEHGANVEFVLPGDPLIKDGVGEITMRVHERGSGETLSCGTGAVAAALATRYWVGAGAPDTWRVRVPGGLLTVRMTATEDGEHVSLSGPAELVFSGDLTV, from the coding sequence GTGACCGAGCTGCACTTCACCAAGGGCCAGGGGACCGGCAACGACTTCGTCCTGTTCGCCGACCCCGACGCCACCGTCGACCTGACCCCCGAGCGGATCCGCGCCATCGCAGACCGACGCTTCGGCGTGGGCGGCGACGGCGTGATCCGGGCGGTGCGGTCCGAGGCGATCCCCGAGGGGCGTGCGCTCGTGGCCGTCGAGCCCGAGGCGACCTGGTTCATGGACTACCACAACGCCGACGGCACGGTCGCGGAGATGTGCGGCAACGGCATCCGCGTGTTCGCCCGGTACCTGACCGAGTCCGGCCTGGTCGAGCTCGCTCCCGGCGAGACGCTCACCGTCGGCAGCCGCAAGGGGCTGGTCGACATCCAGCGCACCACGAACGGGTTCGCCGCCGACCTCGGCCGCTGGGGCCTGGGCATCGAGGGCGGTGGTTCCGACGACGTGCTCGTGCGGGCCAAGAACCTCGACGGGGCGCGGCCCGGCATCGGCATCGACGTGGGCAACCCGCACGTGGTCGTCGCCGTCGAGACCGAGGACGAACTGGCCGACCTCGACCTGACCTTCCTGCCGGTGCTCGACCCGGCACCGGAGCACGGTGCGAACGTCGAGTTCGTGCTGCCCGGCGACCCCCTCATCAAGGACGGCGTCGGCGAGATCACGATGCGGGTGCACGAGCGGGGGAGCGGTGAGACGCTCTCGTGCGGCACCGGGGCCGTCGCGGCAGCCCTCGCCACGCGCTACTGGGTCGGTGCGGGGGCGCCGGACACCTGGCGCGTGCGAGTGCCGGGCGGGCTGCTGACGGTGCGGATGACGGCGACCGAGGACGGCGAGCACGTGTCGCTGTCCGGGCCCGCCGAACTCGTGTTCTCGGGCGACCTGACGGTCTGA